From a single Salvelinus namaycush isolate Seneca chromosome 14, SaNama_1.0, whole genome shotgun sequence genomic region:
- the LOC120059264 gene encoding membrane cofactor protein-like isoform X3 translates to MQHSKVCWSLTTWMVQLALIVLTVQAKNCTKPIGGPNMVLSDAFITQETFVDGAKVTFQCAIGYANTGRSPSVTCTAGVWSKVKLTCERKSCGTPGEVMNGRFNLSEGILFGDKAVATCNTGYMLVGSGVRTCMDGGWDGRLPVCEVMKCGKPPNIVNGGPVVPPEDTYDYGSVVQYDCEKDYTLVGTKFITCRENGEFQPAPPECKMVSCPLPVVENGVRIAGRPPYTHKSFVTYGCNAGYEMVGQDSLTCEIEGWSAPYPTCKALLTTTKPTTTRRTTIQDRVPRPTDLTPKANDNTGVIAGCVVGVLAIICLAVVAVCKVKRSAK, encoded by the exons ATGCAGCACTCTAAAGTCTGTTGGTCCTTGACGACATGGATGGTCCAGCTGGCCTTGATTGTTCTCACTGTTCAAG CTAAAAACTGCACCAAACCCATAGGAGGGCCAAACATGGTTTTGTCAGATGCCTTCATCACGCAAGAGACATTTGTAGATGGAGCAAAAGTCACTTTTCAGTGTGCAATTGGATATGCCAATACAGGACGGTCTCCTTCAGTCACCTGTACTGCTGGCGTGTGGAGTAAAGTGAAACTGACATGCGAAA GGAAGTCGTGTGGCACCCCAGGAGAAGTGATGAACGGCCGGTTTAATCTCTCTGAGGGGATCTTGTTTGGAGACAAGGCAGTTGCTACCTGTAACACTGG CTATATGCTTGTGGGCAGCGGTGTAAGGACCTGTATGGATGGAGGCTGGGATGGCAGACTTCCTGTATGTGAAG TGATGAAGTGTGGAAAGCCCCCAAACATTGTCAACGGTGGGCCTGTTGTCCCACCTGAAGATACGTATGACTATGGAAGTGTAGTGCAATATGACTGTGAGAAGGATTACACTCTGGTTGGAACTAAATTCATAACCTGCCGTGAGAATGGAGAATTCCAGCCAGCTCCACCTGAGTGTAAAA TGGTCTCATGTCCTCTTCCTGTTGTTGAGAATGGCGTTCGGATTGCAGGCCGTCCCCCCTATACGCACAAGTCTTTTGTGACGTATGGGTGTAACGCTGGATATGAGATGGTGGGACAAGACAGTCTGACCTGTGAAATAGAAGGCTGGTCAGCTCCTTACCCAACATGCAAAG CCCTTCTGACTACGACAAAGCCCACTACTACAAGGAGAACCACAATCCAAG ATCGTGTACCTCGTCCCACTGATCTAACCCCAAAGGCCAACG acaacACTGGGGTAATAGCAGGCTGTGTTGTAGGTGTACTTG CCATTATTTGTCTTGCAGTAGTTGCAGTCTGCAAAGTTAAACGAAG TGCCAAGTAG
- the LOC120059264 gene encoding membrane cofactor protein-like isoform X2: MQHSKVCWSLTTWMVQLALIVLTVQAKNCTKPIGGPNMVLSDAFITQETFVDGAKVTFQCAIGYANTGRSPSVTCTAGVWSKVKLTCERKSCGTPGEVMNGRFNLSEGILFGDKAVATCNTGYMLVGSGVRTCMDGGWDGRLPVCEVMKCGKPPNIVNGGPVVPPEDTYDYGSVVQYDCEKDYTLVGTKFITCRENGEFQPAPPECKMVSCPLPVVENGVRIAGRPPYTHKSFVTYGCNAGYEMVGQDSLTCEIEGWSAPYPTCKDRVPRPTDLTPKANDNTGVIAGCVVGVLAIICLAVVAVCKVKRSSRGGYSSNVATKNSEDNEL, encoded by the exons ATGCAGCACTCTAAAGTCTGTTGGTCCTTGACGACATGGATGGTCCAGCTGGCCTTGATTGTTCTCACTGTTCAAG CTAAAAACTGCACCAAACCCATAGGAGGGCCAAACATGGTTTTGTCAGATGCCTTCATCACGCAAGAGACATTTGTAGATGGAGCAAAAGTCACTTTTCAGTGTGCAATTGGATATGCCAATACAGGACGGTCTCCTTCAGTCACCTGTACTGCTGGCGTGTGGAGTAAAGTGAAACTGACATGCGAAA GGAAGTCGTGTGGCACCCCAGGAGAAGTGATGAACGGCCGGTTTAATCTCTCTGAGGGGATCTTGTTTGGAGACAAGGCAGTTGCTACCTGTAACACTGG CTATATGCTTGTGGGCAGCGGTGTAAGGACCTGTATGGATGGAGGCTGGGATGGCAGACTTCCTGTATGTGAAG TGATGAAGTGTGGAAAGCCCCCAAACATTGTCAACGGTGGGCCTGTTGTCCCACCTGAAGATACGTATGACTATGGAAGTGTAGTGCAATATGACTGTGAGAAGGATTACACTCTGGTTGGAACTAAATTCATAACCTGCCGTGAGAATGGAGAATTCCAGCCAGCTCCACCTGAGTGTAAAA TGGTCTCATGTCCTCTTCCTGTTGTTGAGAATGGCGTTCGGATTGCAGGCCGTCCCCCCTATACGCACAAGTCTTTTGTGACGTATGGGTGTAACGCTGGATATGAGATGGTGGGACAAGACAGTCTGACCTGTGAAATAGAAGGCTGGTCAGCTCCTTACCCAACATGCAAAG ATCGTGTACCTCGTCCCACTGATCTAACCCCAAAGGCCAACG acaacACTGGGGTAATAGCAGGCTGTGTTGTAGGTGTACTTG CCATTATTTGTCTTGCAGTAGTTGCAGTCTGCAAAGTTAAACGAAG CTCTCGAGGCGGCTACTCATCAAATGTGGCCACTAAAAACTCTGAAGACAATGAGTTGTAG
- the LOC120059264 gene encoding membrane cofactor protein-like isoform X1, with product MQHSKVCWSLTTWMVQLALIVLTVQAKNCTKPIGGPNMVLSDAFITQETFVDGAKVTFQCAIGYANTGRSPSVTCTAGVWSKVKLTCERKSCGTPGEVMNGRFNLSEGILFGDKAVATCNTGYMLVGSGVRTCMDGGWDGRLPVCEVMKCGKPPNIVNGGPVVPPEDTYDYGSVVQYDCEKDYTLVGTKFITCRENGEFQPAPPECKMVSCPLPVVENGVRIAGRPPYTHKSFVTYGCNAGYEMVGQDSLTCEIEGWSAPYPTCKALLTTTKPTTTRRTTIQDRVPRPTDLTPKANDNTGVIAGCVVGVLAIICLAVVAVCKVKRSSRGGYSSNVATKNSEDNEL from the exons ATGCAGCACTCTAAAGTCTGTTGGTCCTTGACGACATGGATGGTCCAGCTGGCCTTGATTGTTCTCACTGTTCAAG CTAAAAACTGCACCAAACCCATAGGAGGGCCAAACATGGTTTTGTCAGATGCCTTCATCACGCAAGAGACATTTGTAGATGGAGCAAAAGTCACTTTTCAGTGTGCAATTGGATATGCCAATACAGGACGGTCTCCTTCAGTCACCTGTACTGCTGGCGTGTGGAGTAAAGTGAAACTGACATGCGAAA GGAAGTCGTGTGGCACCCCAGGAGAAGTGATGAACGGCCGGTTTAATCTCTCTGAGGGGATCTTGTTTGGAGACAAGGCAGTTGCTACCTGTAACACTGG CTATATGCTTGTGGGCAGCGGTGTAAGGACCTGTATGGATGGAGGCTGGGATGGCAGACTTCCTGTATGTGAAG TGATGAAGTGTGGAAAGCCCCCAAACATTGTCAACGGTGGGCCTGTTGTCCCACCTGAAGATACGTATGACTATGGAAGTGTAGTGCAATATGACTGTGAGAAGGATTACACTCTGGTTGGAACTAAATTCATAACCTGCCGTGAGAATGGAGAATTCCAGCCAGCTCCACCTGAGTGTAAAA TGGTCTCATGTCCTCTTCCTGTTGTTGAGAATGGCGTTCGGATTGCAGGCCGTCCCCCCTATACGCACAAGTCTTTTGTGACGTATGGGTGTAACGCTGGATATGAGATGGTGGGACAAGACAGTCTGACCTGTGAAATAGAAGGCTGGTCAGCTCCTTACCCAACATGCAAAG CCCTTCTGACTACGACAAAGCCCACTACTACAAGGAGAACCACAATCCAAG ATCGTGTACCTCGTCCCACTGATCTAACCCCAAAGGCCAACG acaacACTGGGGTAATAGCAGGCTGTGTTGTAGGTGTACTTG CCATTATTTGTCTTGCAGTAGTTGCAGTCTGCAAAGTTAAACGAAG CTCTCGAGGCGGCTACTCATCAAATGTGGCCACTAAAAACTCTGAAGACAATGAGTTGTAG
- the LOC120059264 gene encoding C4b-binding protein alpha chain-like isoform X4, with protein MVLSDAFITQETFVDGAKVTFQCAIGYANTGRSPSVTCTAGVWSKVKLTCERKSCGTPGEVMNGRFNLSEGILFGDKAVATCNTGYMLVGSGVRTCMDGGWDGRLPVCEVMKCGKPPNIVNGGPVVPPEDTYDYGSVVQYDCEKDYTLVGTKFITCRENGEFQPAPPECKMVSCPLPVVENGVRIAGRPPYTHKSFVTYGCNAGYEMVGQDSLTCEIEGWSAPYPTCKALLTTTKPTTTRRTTIQDRVPRPTDLTPKANDNTGVIAGCVVGVLAIICLAVVAVCKVKRSSRGGYSSNVATKNSEDNEL; from the exons ATGGTTTTGTCAGATGCCTTCATCACGCAAGAGACATTTGTAGATGGAGCAAAAGTCACTTTTCAGTGTGCAATTGGATATGCCAATACAGGACGGTCTCCTTCAGTCACCTGTACTGCTGGCGTGTGGAGTAAAGTGAAACTGACATGCGAAA GGAAGTCGTGTGGCACCCCAGGAGAAGTGATGAACGGCCGGTTTAATCTCTCTGAGGGGATCTTGTTTGGAGACAAGGCAGTTGCTACCTGTAACACTGG CTATATGCTTGTGGGCAGCGGTGTAAGGACCTGTATGGATGGAGGCTGGGATGGCAGACTTCCTGTATGTGAAG TGATGAAGTGTGGAAAGCCCCCAAACATTGTCAACGGTGGGCCTGTTGTCCCACCTGAAGATACGTATGACTATGGAAGTGTAGTGCAATATGACTGTGAGAAGGATTACACTCTGGTTGGAACTAAATTCATAACCTGCCGTGAGAATGGAGAATTCCAGCCAGCTCCACCTGAGTGTAAAA TGGTCTCATGTCCTCTTCCTGTTGTTGAGAATGGCGTTCGGATTGCAGGCCGTCCCCCCTATACGCACAAGTCTTTTGTGACGTATGGGTGTAACGCTGGATATGAGATGGTGGGACAAGACAGTCTGACCTGTGAAATAGAAGGCTGGTCAGCTCCTTACCCAACATGCAAAG CCCTTCTGACTACGACAAAGCCCACTACTACAAGGAGAACCACAATCCAAG ATCGTGTACCTCGTCCCACTGATCTAACCCCAAAGGCCAACG acaacACTGGGGTAATAGCAGGCTGTGTTGTAGGTGTACTTG CCATTATTTGTCTTGCAGTAGTTGCAGTCTGCAAAGTTAAACGAAG CTCTCGAGGCGGCTACTCATCAAATGTGGCCACTAAAAACTCTGAAGACAATGAGTTGTAG